In Agrobacterium vitis, one genomic interval encodes:
- a CDS encoding putative hydro-lyase, producing MIALKHLAHWDVEPARAARARYRSGDVEPTSGIAPGFTQANMIVLPRDWAFDFLLYAQRNPKACPVLDVSDPGSHLTELAKGADLRTDLPLYRIWRDGKLAEETPDATAAWAEHPDLVSFLIGCSFTFETPMVEAGIEIRHMTDKSNVPMYLTNQPCRPAGRLHGNMVVSMRPIPASRVADAATISGRFPAVHGAPVHVGAPEQIGIVDLAKPQFGDPVRIEPGEVPVFWACGVTPQAAVMASGVPFAITHAPGHMFITDIPDSAYHA from the coding sequence ATGATTGCCTTGAAGCATCTGGCGCATTGGGATGTCGAACCGGCGCGTGCTGCCCGCGCCCGTTATCGCAGTGGAGACGTGGAGCCGACTTCCGGCATTGCCCCTGGCTTCACTCAGGCTAATATGATCGTCCTGCCGCGCGACTGGGCTTTTGACTTCCTGCTCTATGCGCAGCGCAATCCCAAAGCCTGCCCGGTTCTTGACGTTTCCGATCCCGGCTCGCATCTGACGGAACTCGCCAAAGGTGCCGATCTGCGCACCGATCTGCCGCTCTACCGGATCTGGCGCGATGGCAAGCTGGCAGAGGAAACACCCGATGCCACCGCCGCCTGGGCCGAGCATCCCGATCTCGTCAGCTTCCTGATCGGATGCAGCTTCACCTTTGAGACGCCGATGGTGGAGGCCGGCATCGAGATCCGCCACATGACCGATAAAAGCAATGTGCCGATGTATCTGACCAATCAACCCTGCCGCCCGGCAGGCCGGTTGCATGGCAATATGGTGGTGTCGATGCGGCCAATTCCTGCCTCGCGGGTGGCCGATGCTGCGACGATTTCCGGGCGGTTCCCGGCTGTGCATGGCGCACCGGTTCATGTCGGCGCGCCGGAACAGATCGGCATTGTCGATCTGGCCAAGCCGCAATTCGGCGATCCCGTCCGCATCGAGCCGGGCGAAGTGCCGGTGTTCTGGGCCTGTGGCGTCACCCCGCAGGCAGCCGTAATGGCATCGGGCGTCCCCTTTGCCATCACCCATGCGCCCGGCCATATGTTCATCACCGATATTCCCGATTCCGCCTATCACGCCTGA
- a CDS encoding LamB/YcsF family protein yields the protein MAAIDLNSDLGESYGAWSMGDDAAMLAVVSSANIACGFHAGDPSGIWKTVKAAAENGVSIGAHVSYPDRVGFGRRDMDVTSEELIADVIYQIGALKGMAAAANTRVTYVKPHGALYNRIANDARQGQAVIDAVKAIDPSLVLMGLAGAPILDLARTSGLSTVAEAFADRAYTPQGQLVSRREAGAVLHDAEKIASRMVQLARQGTLEAIDGSVIKVEAQSICVHGDSPGAVAIAQEIRRRFEAEGIAMQSFVTA from the coding sequence ATGGCTGCCATCGATCTCAACAGCGACCTTGGGGAAAGCTACGGCGCATGGAGCATGGGCGACGATGCGGCCATGCTGGCCGTGGTTTCCAGCGCCAATATTGCCTGCGGTTTTCATGCGGGCGACCCGTCCGGCATCTGGAAAACCGTCAAGGCCGCCGCTGAAAATGGCGTATCGATCGGCGCCCATGTCTCCTATCCTGATCGCGTCGGCTTTGGCCGGCGCGACATGGACGTGACCAGTGAAGAGCTGATCGCCGACGTGATCTACCAGATCGGCGCACTGAAAGGCATGGCGGCGGCGGCCAACACCCGCGTCACCTACGTCAAGCCGCATGGGGCGCTCTATAACCGGATCGCCAATGATGCCCGTCAGGGCCAGGCGGTGATCGATGCCGTCAAAGCCATCGATCCCTCGCTGGTGCTGATGGGTCTCGCAGGCGCACCCATCCTTGATCTCGCCCGCACGTCCGGCTTGAGTACCGTGGCGGAAGCCTTCGCCGACCGGGCCTACACGCCGCAAGGCCAGCTTGTCTCGCGCCGGGAAGCGGGCGCGGTGCTGCATGACGCGGAAAAGATTGCCAGCCGCATGGTGCAGCTTGCCCGCCAAGGCACGTTGGAAGCCATCGATGGCAGCGTGATCAAGGTGGAAGCGCAATCAATCTGCGTGCATGGCGACAGCCCCGGCGCGGTCGCCATTGCCCAGGAAATCCGCAGGCGATTTGAGGCTGAGGGCATTGCCATGCAGTCGTTTGTAACTGCTTAA
- a CDS encoding NRAMP family divalent metal transporter, translating to MGQNKLATADADSDANGNPGKPKSAKAKRYALLSAMFLMSMSAVGPGFITQTATFTVKLGAAFAFGIFVSIIIDFIVQANIWRLVTVTRMRAPAIANSAIPGSGYVLAVLVIIGGLFFNIGNIGGAGLGFNAMIDLDPKIGGAIGALAAIGIFLSRRAGVAMDRVVFVAAFVKLALILYAAIVSGPPVAEALRQTILPDTIDFATITTIVGGTVGGYITYAGAHRLLDKGMGGVENIGAVNRAAFSGIAITGVLRYILFLAILGVVASGTVIDLSGKAANPAGQAFHAAAGNIGFRLFGAVLLASAMTSIIGAAYTSVSFLTAFKKDMTERQRNFATVGFIAFSLISYMLITTPPAAMLVFVGGLNGLVLPIGLSIFIYAAWARSDLMGGYRYPRWLLILGVLTCALTWYMAYKSVGPIFALLGL from the coding sequence ATGGGGCAAAATAAGCTCGCCACCGCAGACGCAGATTCAGACGCCAACGGCAATCCGGGCAAGCCGAAATCGGCCAAGGCAAAGCGTTACGCCTTGCTATCGGCCATGTTCCTGATGTCGATGTCGGCTGTTGGCCCAGGTTTCATTACTCAGACAGCCACTTTCACCGTCAAGCTCGGTGCAGCTTTTGCCTTCGGCATCTTCGTTTCCATTATTATCGATTTCATCGTCCAGGCGAACATCTGGCGGCTCGTCACAGTCACCCGCATGCGCGCCCCGGCCATTGCCAACAGCGCCATTCCCGGCTCAGGCTACGTGCTGGCCGTGCTGGTCATCATTGGCGGGTTGTTCTTCAATATCGGCAATATCGGCGGCGCCGGTCTGGGCTTCAACGCCATGATCGATCTCGATCCGAAGATCGGCGGTGCCATCGGCGCACTTGCGGCCATCGGTATTTTCCTGTCTCGCCGGGCAGGTGTCGCCATGGACCGGGTGGTCTTTGTTGCGGCCTTCGTCAAACTCGCCCTCATTCTCTACGCAGCAATCGTCTCCGGCCCGCCGGTTGCCGAAGCGCTGCGCCAGACCATTTTGCCTGACACGATTGATTTCGCCACCATCACCACCATCGTCGGCGGCACCGTCGGCGGCTATATTACCTATGCTGGTGCCCACCGCCTGCTCGACAAAGGCATGGGCGGCGTTGAGAATATCGGTGCCGTCAACCGCGCGGCGTTCAGCGGCATCGCCATTACCGGCGTACTGCGCTACATCCTGTTTCTCGCCATTCTCGGCGTTGTCGCCAGCGGCACGGTCATCGACCTCTCCGGCAAGGCTGCCAATCCAGCCGGCCAGGCCTTCCATGCGGCAGCTGGCAATATCGGCTTTCGTCTGTTCGGCGCGGTGCTGCTTGCATCGGCCATGACCAGCATTATTGGTGCGGCCTATACATCCGTCTCCTTCCTCACCGCCTTCAAGAAAGACATGACAGAGCGTCAGCGCAATTTTGCCACTGTCGGCTTCATCGCCTTCTCGCTGATAAGCTACATGCTGATCACCACCCCGCCCGCGGCCATGCTGGTCTTCGTTGGCGGCCTGAACGGTCTCGTCCTGCCCATCGGCCTGTCGATCTTCATCTATGCCGCCTGGGCGCGCTCCGACCTGATGGGCGGCTATCGCTATCCGCGCTGGCTTTTGATCCTCGGCGTCCTCACCTGCGCGCTGACATGGTACATGGCCTATAAATCGGTCGGGCCAATCTTCGCCCTGCTCGGCCTGTAA
- a CDS encoding GntR family transcriptional regulator — MADEDESLSLAERLVTKIRDQLIAGELKPGQRLSEAALSTRLDVSRNSLREAFRLLTKDGLLRHEANRGVFVATPSMASIIDIYRVRRLVECKALEQAFSGHPAVRRMRLAVETARACRNSRDWLGVGSANMQFHAAIVDLADSSRLSDFYTRIAAELRLSFGLLDDPELLHAPFVELNGEILGLLEADKAEEAAVALDAYLVRSERTVLAAFARATADAG; from the coding sequence ATGGCAGACGAGGATGAAAGCCTTTCGTTGGCGGAGCGACTGGTAACAAAAATCCGCGATCAACTGATCGCCGGGGAGTTGAAGCCGGGCCAGCGGCTGTCGGAGGCAGCACTCAGCACCCGGCTCGACGTGTCGCGCAATTCGCTGCGGGAAGCCTTTCGGCTGCTGACCAAGGATGGCTTGCTGCGCCACGAGGCCAATCGCGGTGTGTTTGTCGCCACTCCCAGCATGGCCTCGATCATCGATATCTACAGGGTGCGACGGCTGGTGGAGTGCAAGGCGCTTGAGCAGGCGTTTTCCGGACATCCTGCCGTCCGGCGGATGCGGTTGGCGGTGGAAACCGCACGGGCCTGTCGCAATAGCCGTGACTGGCTGGGGGTCGGCAGCGCCAATATGCAGTTTCACGCCGCTATCGTCGATCTCGCCGACAGCAGCCGCCTCAGTGACTTTTATACCCGAATCGCTGCGGAACTACGATTGAGCTTCGGCCTGCTGGACGATCCGGAACTGTTGCATGCGCCCTTCGTGGAATTGAATGGCGAAATCCTTGGCCTGCTGGAAGCCGACAAGGCGGAAGAAGCGGCTGTCGCGCTGGATGCCTATCTGGTTCGCTCCGAACGCACGGTGTTGGCGGCATTTGCCCGCGCCACGGCAGATGCGGGCTAA
- a CDS encoding Lrp/AsnC family transcriptional regulator, which yields MSESLDRIDLKMIRLLQKNGRLTNAELAEQVSISPATCHRRTQKLFAQGYITGVRAMVAPAKVNRAALVMVGVVLDRSTPDSFAAFEAAVAKLTFVLDCHLVAGDFDYFLKIRVGDMADFNRIHGSQLIALPGVRQTRTFFVMKEVVDNRALEF from the coding sequence ATGAGTGAATCGCTGGATCGCATCGACCTGAAAATGATCCGCCTGTTGCAGAAAAACGGGCGCCTGACCAATGCCGAACTGGCCGAGCAGGTCTCGATCAGCCCGGCGACTTGCCATAGGCGTACGCAGAAGCTGTTTGCGCAGGGCTATATCACCGGTGTACGGGCCATGGTGGCACCCGCCAAGGTCAACCGGGCGGCGTTGGTCATGGTCGGCGTGGTGTTGGACCGGTCAACACCGGACAGTTTTGCCGCGTTTGAAGCGGCGGTGGCCAAACTGACATTCGTGCTGGATTGCCATCTGGTGGCCGGTGATTTCGATTATTTCCTGAAAATTCGGGTCGGCGATATGGCCGATTTCAACCGGATTCATGGCAGCCAGCTGATCGCCCTGCCCGGCGTGCGGCAAACCCGAACCTTCTTCGTGATGAAGGAAGTGGTCGATAACCGGGCGCTGGAATTCTGA